In one window of Poriferisphaera corsica DNA:
- a CDS encoding cation:proton antiporter, with product MGSFWPSLFNILLLLSAAMIFGGIAVRLRQSAIVGYLLAGTILGPHSLNTVMQTDTVEGVAELGVALLLFSIGLEFSWTRLKQLGKTAFIGGALQITITTIVAAIIAFCFNTGIAASIAVGAMVAMSSTACVLRTLSDRAEVDSVPGRLSLGILLSQDIAVVPLVILVTALGTINAYPKAVPSDQYTVIQAPASNQQLSAPLTETTSNAPIHTDTHIVQILGEITFQLLAAGLLIGIFLLLSKKVLPRIVTMRTISNTRELPILFALVVAAGSAWLAHQLELSPALGAFVAGVVLGESSLATQIRSDVGPIKTLFVTLFFASIGMLANMSWIVEHLLLLIGVTAGIVLLKILIIWLVERIMNVQHRHAIATGLCLAQVGEFSFVLAITARGSSPDNALISENLFNLIVSVSILTFFITPYFISIANPTGRWIEFQLRKHRLIRTPSKNLRGGESDTLADHVMIVGFGPAGQEVADLMRAIEERVIVLDLNPMTALKVESQGMLSQIGDASSHEVLEHAAVHKAKLLVITLPDHRAAATVIRTARHLSPDLRIIARARYHVYVSELENAGSNRVIDEETAVGKELADQVKQEMGLDFTA from the coding sequence ATGGGCTCATTCTGGCCAAGCCTGTTCAACATACTCCTTCTCCTCTCCGCCGCCATGATCTTCGGCGGCATCGCTGTCAGACTGCGCCAATCTGCCATCGTCGGGTACCTCCTCGCTGGCACCATACTCGGCCCACATTCGCTCAACACCGTTATGCAGACCGACACCGTCGAAGGTGTCGCTGAACTAGGTGTTGCCCTCCTCCTCTTCTCCATCGGCCTCGAATTTTCTTGGACGCGCCTCAAACAACTCGGCAAAACCGCTTTTATCGGTGGTGCCCTTCAGATTACGATTACAACCATTGTCGCCGCAATCATCGCTTTTTGCTTCAATACCGGCATTGCAGCCTCGATTGCTGTGGGGGCTATGGTTGCCATGTCCTCTACTGCTTGCGTGCTTCGTACCCTATCTGACCGCGCTGAAGTCGATTCCGTTCCCGGTCGGCTCTCGCTCGGCATCCTCCTATCGCAAGATATCGCGGTTGTTCCACTCGTCATCCTTGTGACCGCTCTTGGTACCATCAACGCCTATCCCAAGGCCGTTCCCTCTGATCAGTACACCGTTATCCAAGCTCCGGCAAGCAATCAGCAACTCTCCGCTCCTCTTACGGAAACCACAAGCAACGCACCTATCCACACCGACACCCACATTGTTCAAATCCTTGGCGAAATCACTTTCCAACTCCTAGCTGCAGGTCTGCTCATCGGCATCTTCCTCCTGCTCAGTAAGAAAGTGCTCCCGCGCATCGTCACGATGCGCACCATTTCCAACACTCGAGAGCTCCCCATTCTCTTTGCGCTTGTTGTCGCCGCGGGTTCTGCTTGGCTCGCACATCAACTCGAACTCTCGCCCGCACTTGGTGCTTTTGTCGCCGGCGTTGTTCTCGGCGAATCCTCTCTCGCGACACAAATCCGCTCCGATGTCGGTCCCATTAAAACTCTCTTCGTCACACTTTTCTTCGCCTCCATCGGCATGCTCGCAAACATGAGCTGGATCGTCGAACATCTGCTCCTGCTCATCGGTGTTACCGCTGGCATTGTCCTCCTCAAAATCCTCATCATTTGGCTCGTTGAACGCATCATGAACGTTCAACATCGTCACGCTATCGCCACCGGCCTCTGCCTCGCTCAAGTCGGCGAGTTCTCCTTCGTCCTCGCCATCACCGCACGCGGCTCTTCACCCGACAACGCACTCATCAGCGAAAACCTCTTCAATCTCATCGTCTCCGTTTCCATCCTCACCTTCTTCATTACCCCATATTTCATCTCCATCGCCAATCCCACCGGCCGATGGATCGAATTTCAGTTACGTAAGCATCGATTGATACGCACACCAAGCAAAAACCTCCGAGGCGGCGAATCCGATACACTCGCCGATCACGTCATGATCGTCGGCTTCGGCCCCGCTGGGCAGGAAGTTGCTGATCTCATGCGCGCTATCGAAGAACGCGTGATCGTCCTCGACCTCAACCCAATGACCGCTCTCAAAGTCGAATCCCAAGGCATGCTCTCACAGATCGGCGATGCCTCTTCCCACGAAGTCCTCGAACACGCTGCCGTTCATAAAGCGAAACTCCTCGTCATCACGCTTCCCGATCACCGCGCCGCTGCCACCGTCATCCGCACCGCTCGGCATCTCTCACCCGATCTTCGCATCATCGCTCGCGCCCGCTACCACGTCTATGTCAGCGAACTCGAAAACGCCGGCTCAAACCGCGTGATTGATGAAGAAACCGCTGTTGGCAAAGAGCTCGCTGATCAGGTCAAACAAGAAATGGGCCTCGATTTCACCGCCTAA
- a CDS encoding thioredoxin family protein → MALTPSTMQSLGSVAPEFELLDVESNEMVGLDEYGDAKGYLVMFICNHCPYVKHVADEISRLGREYMDKGIAVFAISSNDADSYPEDSPEKMKQEAEQRGYVFPYLHDADQLVAKAYTAACTPDFFLYDAGKKLVYRGQLDDTRPTRIQSGVYEQDNAANGHDLRQALDQLLNDQVVTVEQKPSMGCNIKWKTGNEPQYSG, encoded by the coding sequence ATGGCTTTAACGCCTTCAACAATGCAGAGTTTGGGGAGTGTGGCACCAGAATTTGAGTTGCTCGATGTTGAGAGCAACGAGATGGTGGGGTTGGATGAGTATGGTGATGCCAAAGGGTATTTGGTCATGTTTATCTGCAATCATTGTCCGTATGTGAAGCATGTAGCGGACGAGATTTCGAGGCTTGGGCGCGAATATATGGATAAAGGGATTGCAGTATTTGCGATCAGTTCGAATGATGCTGACAGCTATCCGGAAGATTCACCAGAGAAGATGAAGCAAGAAGCTGAACAGCGCGGGTATGTGTTCCCGTATTTGCACGATGCTGATCAATTGGTTGCTAAAGCATACACAGCAGCTTGTACGCCAGATTTCTTCTTATATGACGCAGGTAAAAAGTTGGTTTATCGAGGCCAATTGGATGACACGCGGCCAACACGGATTCAATCAGGTGTGTACGAGCAAGATAACGCAGCGAATGGCCATGATCTGCGGCAAGCTCTTGATCAATTGCTAAATGATCAAGTTGTGACTGTCGAGCAGAAACCTTCAATGGGTTGTAACATCAAATGGAAAACCGGTAACGAACCGCAATATTCCGGTTAA
- a CDS encoding antibiotic biosynthesis monooxygenase family protein: MHITQQLPYYAVIFTSMRTTSVENGYQQANRRLTELAKKQPGFVGIETVRQENGFGITISYWRDKQSIRAWREHTEHWIAQQMGKSKWYDWYRVQVCKVERSYVDGKKIPSEFLDTKNTESTDQRMVSGLEG, encoded by the coding sequence ATGCATATAACCCAGCAATTGCCTTATTACGCAGTTATTTTTACTTCGATGCGGACAACATCGGTTGAGAATGGCTATCAGCAAGCGAATCGCCGCCTGACAGAATTAGCAAAAAAACAACCGGGATTCGTCGGTATTGAAACAGTGCGCCAAGAAAATGGCTTCGGTATTACCATCAGCTATTGGCGTGATAAACAATCAATTCGTGCTTGGCGTGAACATACCGAACACTGGATTGCACAACAGATGGGTAAATCCAAATGGTACGATTGGTACCGTGTGCAAGTCTGTAAAGTCGAACGTTCATATGTAGATGGTAAAAAAATACCTTCTGAGTTTCTTGACACGAAAAATACAGAATCAACTGACCAACGCATGGTCAGTGGACTCGAGGGGTAA
- a CDS encoding ATP-dependent 6-phosphofructokinase, whose amino-acid sequence MSHIQAEHLKVQTLGPCKFDSPISDWLVKRAAFKPGIGVHDRMLYHDHLSSLTEYAVMDHERVPSFEIAGPRAKLFWKPKKVKAGIVTCGGLCPGLNDVIRGLVMVLHHRYNVTNIQGFRYGYEGLNPAFGHTPLQLTPQVVKDIHHDGGTILGSSRGPQDTEVMVNYLMDRGINVLFAIGGDGTQRGALALSQKAREMGKPISVIGIPKTIDNDVRFVEQSFGFQTAFTKAVEAIKAAHTEARSAQNGIGIIKLMGRHSGFIAAYAALAVNDANFVLIPEVDFPLEGENSILEALEKRLQRRDHAVIVVAEGAGQKYCSASAGTDKSGNQRLGDPGLFLKEKITNHFKSLNKPITVKYIDPSYMIRGCPATPHDSVLCFRLAAYAAHAAMSGRTEMVIGKWHGKFVHVPTQAAVSIRQQVNPFGDLWLSVIEATGQPRWEPAEDCALH is encoded by the coding sequence ATGTCACATATCCAAGCCGAACACCTCAAAGTCCAGACCCTTGGGCCGTGCAAATTTGATTCTCCCATCTCGGACTGGCTTGTCAAACGTGCAGCCTTCAAGCCGGGTATCGGCGTGCATGATCGAATGCTCTATCACGATCATCTTTCTTCACTGACCGAATATGCTGTGATGGATCATGAACGTGTGCCTTCTTTTGAAATAGCAGGCCCACGCGCGAAACTTTTTTGGAAGCCCAAAAAAGTTAAAGCGGGTATCGTCACATGTGGCGGCCTCTGCCCCGGTCTCAATGATGTGATCCGCGGTCTTGTCATGGTGTTGCACCATCGATACAACGTGACCAATATCCAGGGCTTTCGCTATGGTTATGAAGGGCTTAATCCCGCATTCGGACACACGCCGCTTCAATTAACCCCGCAAGTGGTAAAAGATATCCATCATGACGGCGGAACAATACTCGGCTCATCACGTGGCCCACAAGATACCGAAGTAATGGTCAACTATCTAATGGATAGAGGCATTAACGTACTCTTCGCAATCGGCGGCGACGGAACCCAACGTGGCGCCTTAGCATTGTCACAGAAAGCCCGTGAAATGGGCAAGCCAATCTCCGTCATCGGCATCCCAAAAACCATTGATAATGATGTGCGCTTTGTTGAACAATCATTCGGCTTCCAGACTGCTTTCACCAAAGCAGTCGAAGCAATCAAAGCAGCTCACACTGAAGCCAGATCCGCACAAAACGGTATCGGCATCATTAAGCTTATGGGGCGTCACTCCGGTTTTATCGCAGCCTACGCAGCGCTTGCAGTGAATGATGCAAACTTCGTGTTAATCCCTGAAGTGGATTTCCCACTTGAAGGCGAAAACAGCATTCTGGAAGCACTAGAAAAACGGCTTCAACGCCGTGATCATGCAGTCATCGTCGTTGCAGAAGGCGCGGGGCAAAAATACTGTTCTGCTTCTGCAGGTACAGACAAATCTGGCAATCAACGATTAGGTGATCCCGGTTTATTCCTCAAAGAAAAAATTACCAACCACTTTAAATCGTTGAACAAGCCTATCACTGTGAAGTATATCGATCCTTCGTACATGATCCGTGGCTGCCCCGCGACTCCTCATGATTCTGTTCTGTGTTTCCGATTGGCCGCCTATGCCGCACACGCCGCAATGTCAGGACGTACAGAAATGGTCATCGGAAAATGGCATGGAAAGTTTGTGCATGTTCCGACGCAAGCGGCCGTCTCAATAAGGCAGCAAGTCAACCCATTCGGGGACCTTTGGTTGTCAGTCATAGAAGCAACAGGTCAACCCCGTTGGGAGCCAGCCGAAGATTGCGCGCTGCACTAG
- a CDS encoding sulfite exporter TauE/SafE family protein, translating to MTDTLLIQLFVIGGALFGGCVLQSAVGFGMGMFAVPIMNLAGVALPDCIALVVGIQSVQLSYSIYKHPGEVTWRETLPLFYIRMLTIPIGAVLLFFMQKYEPSSIKQMIGLLLLTAIIIQFAFRPKPHAKLGLGWTMLAGSTSGVMGGLVGMAGPPLVLYVHAHDWNAKKSRVFLWIAFLQNTPIIMLSLYLSFGTSVLLYFVLGVAMFLLGLPATKVGHWIGGKLSNRRLKIAALTILVIIALSAIITPLVSS from the coding sequence GTGACGGATACTTTATTGATTCAACTTTTCGTGATTGGTGGCGCTCTATTTGGTGGGTGTGTGCTGCAATCCGCGGTCGGGTTCGGCATGGGCATGTTTGCGGTCCCGATCATGAATCTTGCTGGTGTCGCGTTGCCTGACTGTATTGCCCTGGTTGTCGGCATCCAATCCGTTCAGCTCTCCTATTCGATCTACAAACACCCGGGCGAAGTGACTTGGCGCGAAACGCTGCCCCTTTTTTATATCCGCATGCTTACCATCCCGATTGGCGCTGTTTTGCTCTTTTTTATGCAGAAGTACGAACCGAGCTCGATCAAGCAAATGATCGGCCTGCTCCTGCTTACTGCCATCATTATCCAATTCGCGTTCCGCCCCAAGCCGCACGCTAAACTTGGCTTAGGCTGGACAATGCTCGCGGGCAGCACCAGCGGTGTGATGGGCGGGTTAGTTGGTATGGCGGGGCCGCCGCTAGTCCTTTATGTCCATGCTCATGATTGGAATGCTAAGAAATCGCGTGTTTTTCTTTGGATCGCATTCCTGCAAAATACACCCATCATTATGCTCTCGCTTTACCTGTCATTTGGTACCAGCGTTTTGCTGTATTTCGTGTTGGGTGTCGCCATGTTCCTGCTTGGCCTACCCGCGACTAAAGTCGGGCATTGGATCGGCGGTAAACTTTCAAACCGTCGGCTAAAAATCGCAGCGCTCACGATCTTAGTCATCATCGCACTCTCAGCCATCATCACACCTTTGGTCTCAAGCTGA